A part of Denitratisoma oestradiolicum genomic DNA contains:
- a CDS encoding c-type cytochrome has translation MYRKMVMLMVGMVGFSAAWALDEAAAEALARKSGCLKCHAMDKKKDGPALKEIAGKWKNKPDAIAKLSTHITTAPKVKIDGKEEDHEVLKSKDPADVKNVVEWVLSR, from the coding sequence ATGTACAGAAAAATGGTGATGTTGATGGTCGGTATGGTTGGGTTCTCGGCCGCCTGGGCCTTGGATGAGGCCGCTGCCGAGGCCCTGGCCCGCAAGAGCGGCTGCCTGAAATGCCATGCCATGGACAAGAAGAAGGATGGTCCGGCCCTGAAGGAGATCGCCGGCAAGTGGAAGAACAAGCCTGATGCCATCGCCAAGCTATCGACCCATATCACGACGGCACCCAAGGTCAAGATTGACGGAAAAGAAGAAGACCACGAGGTCCTCAAGTCCAAGGACCCGGCTGACGTGAAGAATGTGGTGGAGTGGGTGCTCAGTCGCTGA
- a CDS encoding response regulator, which produces MTMPTSLSLKKGRVLCVDDEPHILRALYWLLQKDFEVITATSGQEGIARIQQQAFDVVISDQRMPEMGGVEFLTMVKTLTPRSMRFLLTGYADLPALLSSINEAEVYRYITKPWDVDDLPRMIAQAADIARAAELPSTTRQEAMVSEGTTGAAPILVLDNCPTTLCAVQAAVQKLAEVIQVSTVADAVHVMRHQAVSVLISETALGTADLIPPLCLIRQRHPQVVAVLLSRTISTDSISALINQGQIFRFLSKPIDDGQLGETLIQALKLNRQLTQDPGLQERYRTEPLTAQSSHLDDARLSSVTLADATGGTRDESLGQRVGRLVRSLFPSNV; this is translated from the coding sequence ATGACCATGCCCACAAGCCTTTCCCTGAAGAAGGGCCGCGTGCTGTGCGTTGATGACGAACCCCATATCCTGAGAGCCCTGTACTGGCTGCTACAGAAGGACTTTGAGGTCATCACCGCCACCAGTGGCCAGGAGGGAATTGCGCGCATCCAGCAGCAGGCGTTCGACGTCGTCATCAGTGACCAGCGCATGCCGGAGATGGGTGGCGTCGAATTCCTCACCATGGTGAAGACCCTGACGCCGCGCTCGATGCGCTTCCTGCTCACCGGCTATGCCGACTTGCCGGCGCTGCTCAGCTCGATCAACGAAGCCGAGGTTTATCGCTACATCACCAAGCCCTGGGACGTGGACGACTTGCCAAGAATGATCGCCCAGGCCGCCGATATCGCACGCGCCGCCGAACTGCCCAGCACCACGAGACAGGAGGCAATGGTTTCCGAAGGTACTACCGGCGCGGCCCCCATACTCGTGCTGGACAACTGCCCGACCACCTTGTGCGCGGTTCAGGCCGCCGTCCAGAAACTGGCCGAGGTCATCCAGGTCTCCACCGTGGCCGACGCTGTGCATGTGATGAGGCATCAGGCCGTCAGCGTACTGATCTCGGAAACAGCCCTGGGAACCGCGGACTTGATCCCGCCCCTGTGCCTGATTCGGCAACGCCACCCCCAGGTCGTCGCCGTCCTGCTGTCCCGGACCATCAGTACCGATTCCATATCGGCCCTGATCAACCAGGGCCAGATTTTTCGTTTCCTGTCCAAACCGATCGACGATGGACAGCTGGGCGAAACCCTGATCCAGGCCCTGAAGCTGAACCGGCAACTGACTCAGGACCCTGGCTTGCAGGAACGTTACCGGACGGAACCCCTGACGGCTCAGTCATCACACCTTGACGACGCACGGCTCTCCTCCGTGACCCTGGCCGACGCCACTGGCGGGACACGGGACGAAAGCCTGGGCCAGCGGGTGGGGCGACTTGTCCGCAGCCTGTTCCCGAGCAACGTCTGA
- a CDS encoding c(7)-type cytochrome triheme domain-containing protein — translation MKHHSSYGPWLAALLGLGLLPGLLQARDQERWAQFKPAPGMEAPAAVEPSLPLPPVKTIDSPARRTLERESYYDPGNPDLGRLQRIEEATAILPHDSNGFPDWMRALREGSITPRESLGGKGKMEVLDLDIIMRNTKEMPHVRFPHKSHTLWLACTNCHPDPFQPVAGSTAIRMADIFRGQYCGKCHDRVAFITFFSCQRCHSVPQQGSASGSAPSGQ, via the coding sequence ATGAAACACCACTCCAGTTACGGTCCCTGGCTGGCCGCCCTGCTCGGCCTGGGGCTGCTGCCTGGTCTGCTCCAGGCCCGGGACCAGGAACGGTGGGCACAGTTCAAGCCTGCCCCCGGCATGGAAGCCCCTGCGGCAGTGGAGCCTTCCCTCCCGCTGCCACCCGTGAAAACCATCGACTCGCCGGCGCGCCGGACTCTTGAGCGGGAAAGCTATTACGATCCCGGCAATCCGGACCTGGGCCGCCTGCAAAGGATCGAGGAGGCCACCGCCATCCTGCCCCACGACAGCAACGGCTTCCCAGACTGGATGCGCGCCCTGCGGGAGGGCAGCATCACCCCCCGGGAAAGCCTGGGGGGCAAGGGTAAAATGGAAGTGCTGGACCTGGACATCATCATGCGCAACACCAAGGAAATGCCCCATGTGCGCTTTCCCCACAAGTCCCATACCCTGTGGCTGGCCTGCACCAATTGCCATCCAGATCCCTTCCAGCCCGTGGCCGGCAGCACAGCCATCCGCATGGCCGACATTTTCCGGGGACAGTACTGCGGCAAATGCCATGACCGGGTCGCCTTCATCACCTTTTTCTCTTGCCAGCGCTGCCACAGCGTGCCCCAACAGGGTTCCGCGAGCGGCAGCGCCCCGTCGGGACAATAG
- a CDS encoding sensor histidine kinase produces the protein MSFRLTRYFTLTSLVFFAIASSGLGYIYRKSAQDNMLLMQESNNADLTRVLANQLWQEHFIPLLRESASMPSRELARHVRIQEIHRRVADQIRGSSVYKIKVYDALGRTIYSSELNQIGEDKRGNAGFMGALAGETRTELVHKDKFSAFEQVVENRDLIQSYIPQRDPGTRQIIGVFEIYSDATPLLARINKAEHLLTLALIIAFGTLYFALLLIVRRADRIIQQQARDQQRFQQQLAQSEKMSSMGQLVAGVAHQLNTPIAFSRNNIILALDVLHNDSPSDAEVDAVAIPSVPVVPMLEDVLEGLDQMRDMVTQLRNFTRIDRATIIAADLNTTLHTVVYIARSTLPTRIRITEDFSPLPEVECNPSQLNQMFINLINNAADAITAAGEIRVRSYAQDGRVHVEVIDDGTGIPADVLPHIFESYYTTKPGDQGTGLGLPIVADIVKSHCGEIHVETKEGSGTRFTVTLPVRNPDLTSSRPRP, from the coding sequence ATGTCATTCCGACTCACCCGATACTTCACCCTGACCAGCCTGGTGTTTTTTGCCATTGCCAGCAGTGGCCTGGGCTACATCTATCGCAAGTCGGCCCAGGACAACATGCTGCTGATGCAGGAGTCGAACAATGCAGACCTGACTCGGGTACTGGCCAACCAACTGTGGCAGGAACATTTTATTCCCCTGTTGCGGGAATCCGCCTCGATGCCATCCAGAGAACTGGCCCGGCATGTTCGGATTCAGGAAATTCATCGCCGGGTTGCGGACCAGATTCGGGGCAGCTCGGTATACAAGATCAAGGTGTACGATGCCCTCGGACGCACAATCTATTCGTCCGAGCTGAACCAGATCGGCGAAGACAAACGTGGCAACGCCGGATTCATGGGCGCTCTGGCGGGTGAAACCCGCACCGAGCTGGTTCATAAGGACAAATTCAGCGCCTTCGAGCAGGTAGTCGAAAACCGCGACCTGATCCAGAGCTATATTCCCCAGCGGGATCCTGGCACCCGACAAATTATCGGCGTCTTTGAAATCTATTCCGATGCCACCCCCCTGCTGGCCCGGATCAATAAGGCTGAGCACCTGCTGACTCTGGCCCTGATCATCGCGTTTGGCACCCTGTATTTCGCCCTGCTGCTGATCGTGCGCCGGGCCGATCGCATCATCCAGCAACAGGCACGCGACCAGCAGCGCTTTCAGCAGCAACTGGCCCAGTCGGAAAAGATGTCCTCCATGGGACAACTGGTAGCCGGTGTGGCGCACCAGCTCAACACCCCCATCGCCTTTTCACGCAACAACATCATCCTGGCCCTGGATGTGCTTCACAACGATTCGCCCAGCGATGCCGAGGTTGATGCCGTGGCAATACCGAGCGTACCCGTGGTGCCCATGCTGGAGGATGTTCTGGAAGGACTGGACCAGATGCGGGACATGGTCACGCAACTGCGAAACTTCACCCGAATCGACCGTGCCACCATCATTGCGGCGGACCTCAACACAACACTGCATACGGTGGTCTATATCGCCCGTAGCACCTTGCCCACCCGCATCCGTATCACGGAGGATTTTTCTCCCCTGCCTGAAGTGGAATGCAATCCGTCACAACTCAACCAGATGTTCATCAATCTGATCAACAACGCCGCGGACGCCATCACCGCTGCGGGAGAAATTCGGGTCCGCAGCTATGCCCAGGACGGTCGGGTCCATGTGGAGGTGATCGATGACGGCACAGGCATACCCGCCGACGTGCTGCCCCATATTTTCGAGAGTTACTACACCACCAAGCCCGGAGACCAGGGAACAGGGCTGGGCCTGCCCATCGTCGCGGATATCGTGAAGAGCCACTGCGGCGAAATCCATGTCGAGACCAAGGAAGGAAGCGGCACCCGCTTCACGGTTACACTGCCCGTCCGGAACCCCGACCTCACCTCATCCCGCCCCCGACCCTGA
- a CDS encoding GGDEF and EAL domain-containing protein, with translation MSRRARELPHIAAASITLLIALPIGLYLGFQQMRLERELATHTEFHVQLHGQMLADTLKRLGALTEAMADNLSTSDQERNRAVGGALLKAHGNSAHLEVIKGDTTPRIIHTGPDRGPASMHDSSRQADGLLLTRTGTPRNNIYADRLVVSQALSISRHGVPGGFWGYVNAVMPISEILAASGLPRLSQEGFDVRLSYIRDSMSPEVLLFTSSPSPLTEGTSQSIRLEGGGRLQVVLQPKNHVLTQLATVNWLPLAVSCALLYLLVLRLLRRPIELERKVNERTRELDTEKQALQQEAAQRRKAEESLYRSHRLLDSIFEHLPGMILVKRASDLRIARVNRSTEKVLGRPRGALIGRSNEELYDADLAGRLSRSDYQTLIEDGLIELPTERIHLPGQEPRSVRFRKVALADQAGRPEYIIEFGEDITEQALLDARLREHLLFLEQLVDAIPGPLYFKDRQGRYIGVNTAFEQQFGIAREALIGKTAFEAGQSQRDIEFRNSDTELLDSGRSTVHEALLVDDRGDQRDVMVHKAVFAAASGEVAGIVGIMLDITERKRAEEHGRRLNRTLSVFSGANQAIVRIHDREELLQAIAVLLHQHGGFPVAWTYLNTADGRHIMMETDKTAGLPERILEAMEQKIHCYTADASYCKTFDCCNQEIARELDQLGLSSFVHLPFRTRDGIIGGIGILDVALDNFSNDERQMLTDLADNVSFALETMDMERGRREAEGKLHLAARVFENSAEGIIVTDSNNSILMVNQAFSTVTGYGPEEVIGKKPSVLNSGRQDRAFYEELWKALHRDGEWHGEIENRRKNGEIYPEWLNLSVVRNPDGTVANYVAVFSDLTKRREIENRVEFLAHHDTLTALPNRTLFNALLQQNLDQAKRAVGRLAVMFLDIDRFKVINDTIGHTAGDYLLREVSQRLVEVVGDDGHVSRLGGDQFAVVLSGIDRPTRAAAVCDAIQSALRQTMRISGHEVHLSSSIGISLFPEDSDTLEGLVSSADSAMYSACERGGNTYQFFHQDMNSRSSERMRIESKLHHALERGEFSVHYQPLVCSRTGQIRGAEALLRWYQAETQSFISPSVFVPLLEATGLIVPVGEWVLRTACEENKRWREATGRDYFVAVNMSAHQLADEELIGKISRLLCDIDFDPKYLEIELTESAMMQDADHGIATLRKLKSLGFSLSIDDFGTGYSSLSYLKQLPLDTLKIDRSFVTDAPDNPEAASIIRAIIAMAHTLKFDIIAEGVERPAQIEFLRECAADILQGYYFSKPLEAHAFLQLITATPFFSLPISSHPSLQLATTRKTST, from the coding sequence ATGTCCCGTCGCGCACGGGAACTTCCCCACATCGCCGCCGCCAGCATCACCTTGCTGATCGCCCTTCCCATCGGGCTCTATCTGGGCTTTCAGCAGATGCGTCTGGAACGGGAACTGGCGACCCATACCGAGTTCCATGTCCAGCTCCACGGCCAGATGCTGGCCGATACCCTGAAACGACTGGGCGCATTGACAGAAGCCATGGCCGACAATCTCTCGACCAGCGACCAGGAGCGCAACAGGGCCGTTGGCGGCGCACTGCTCAAGGCCCATGGGAACAGCGCCCACCTGGAGGTCATCAAGGGCGATACCACTCCGCGAATCATCCATACCGGCCCGGATCGGGGGCCGGCATCCATGCACGACAGTTCACGCCAGGCCGATGGTCTGCTGCTGACGCGAACGGGCACGCCCCGAAACAATATCTACGCCGACCGACTGGTTGTCAGCCAAGCTCTATCCATCTCCCGCCATGGTGTGCCGGGCGGTTTCTGGGGCTATGTCAACGCGGTCATGCCGATCTCGGAAATACTCGCCGCCAGCGGGCTGCCACGCTTGTCCCAAGAGGGCTTCGATGTTCGCCTGAGCTATATCCGCGACAGCATGTCGCCCGAGGTGCTGCTATTCACCAGCAGTCCCTCCCCGCTGACGGAGGGCACGAGTCAATCCATCCGCCTGGAGGGCGGCGGACGGCTCCAGGTGGTGCTGCAACCGAAAAATCATGTACTGACGCAGCTTGCCACCGTGAATTGGCTGCCCCTGGCGGTGAGTTGCGCCCTGCTCTACCTGCTGGTCCTGCGCCTGCTGCGTCGGCCCATCGAGCTCGAACGCAAGGTCAATGAGCGTACCCGTGAGCTGGATACGGAAAAGCAGGCCCTGCAACAGGAAGCCGCCCAGCGCAGGAAGGCGGAGGAATCCCTGTATCGGTCCCACCGCCTGCTGGACAGCATTTTCGAGCATCTGCCCGGCATGATCCTGGTCAAGCGGGCCAGCGACCTGCGCATCGCCCGGGTCAATCGTTCCACGGAAAAAGTGTTGGGGCGGCCCCGGGGCGCCCTGATCGGTCGCAGCAACGAAGAACTTTACGATGCCGATCTGGCCGGCCGCCTGTCGCGCAGCGACTATCAGACGCTGATCGAGGATGGCCTGATCGAACTACCCACCGAGCGCATTCACCTGCCCGGACAGGAGCCCCGCTCGGTGCGTTTTCGCAAGGTGGCACTGGCCGACCAGGCGGGCCGCCCCGAATACATTATCGAGTTCGGCGAGGACATCACCGAGCAGGCGCTGCTGGACGCCCGCCTGCGGGAACACCTGCTGTTCCTCGAACAGCTGGTGGATGCCATTCCCGGCCCCCTCTACTTCAAGGACCGCCAGGGACGCTACATCGGCGTCAACACCGCCTTCGAGCAACAGTTCGGCATCGCCCGGGAAGCGCTGATCGGCAAGACGGCCTTCGAGGCGGGTCAATCGCAACGGGACATCGAATTCCGCAACTCCGATACCGAATTGCTGGATAGCGGCAGAAGCACCGTCCACGAGGCCCTGCTCGTCGATGATCGCGGCGATCAGCGGGATGTCATGGTCCACAAGGCGGTGTTCGCCGCTGCCAGCGGCGAAGTGGCCGGCATTGTCGGCATCATGCTGGACATCACTGAACGCAAGCGTGCGGAAGAACATGGCCGCCGACTGAATCGTACCCTGTCGGTCTTCAGTGGCGCCAACCAGGCCATTGTCCGCATCCATGATCGGGAAGAACTACTCCAGGCCATTGCCGTCCTGCTGCATCAGCACGGTGGTTTCCCGGTAGCCTGGACCTACCTGAACACAGCCGATGGCCGACACATCATGATGGAGACCGACAAGACCGCCGGTCTGCCCGAACGCATCCTGGAAGCCATGGAGCAGAAGATCCACTGCTACACGGCGGACGCCAGCTATTGCAAGACCTTCGACTGTTGCAACCAGGAGATTGCCCGGGAACTGGATCAGTTGGGCCTGTCTTCCTTCGTGCACCTTCCATTCCGAACCCGAGACGGCATCATCGGGGGTATCGGCATCCTCGACGTGGCCCTGGACAATTTCAGCAACGACGAGCGGCAGATGCTGACCGACCTGGCCGACAACGTTTCCTTCGCCCTGGAAACCATGGACATGGAAAGGGGGCGCAGGGAAGCCGAGGGGAAATTGCACTTGGCGGCCCGGGTATTCGAGAACAGCGCCGAAGGCATTATCGTCACCGACAGCAACAACAGCATCCTGATGGTCAATCAGGCCTTCAGCACAGTCACCGGCTATGGGCCGGAAGAAGTCATCGGGAAGAAACCCAGCGTGCTCAACTCCGGGCGCCAGGATCGAGCCTTCTACGAAGAACTGTGGAAAGCCCTGCACCGGGATGGCGAATGGCATGGCGAGATCGAGAATCGGCGCAAGAATGGGGAAATCTATCCCGAATGGCTCAACCTGAGCGTGGTGCGCAATCCGGATGGCACAGTGGCCAACTACGTGGCGGTATTCTCGGACCTCACCAAGCGCAGGGAAATCGAGAACCGGGTGGAATTCCTGGCCCACCACGATACCCTGACCGCCCTGCCCAACCGCACCCTGTTCAACGCCCTGCTGCAGCAGAATCTGGATCAGGCCAAGCGCGCCGTCGGACGGCTGGCGGTGATGTTCCTCGACATCGACCGGTTCAAGGTCATCAACGACACCATCGGCCACACCGCCGGCGATTATTTGCTGCGGGAGGTGTCTCAGCGTCTGGTCGAGGTGGTGGGCGACGACGGCCATGTCTCGCGCCTGGGCGGCGACCAGTTCGCCGTGGTGCTTTCCGGCATCGACCGGCCCACCCGTGCCGCCGCTGTTTGCGATGCCATCCAGTCGGCCTTGCGACAGACCATGCGCATCAGCGGTCACGAAGTGCACCTCTCCAGCAGCATAGGCATCAGTCTGTTCCCGGAGGATTCCGACACCCTGGAGGGGCTGGTCAGCAGCGCCGATTCCGCTATGTATTCGGCCTGCGAACGGGGCGGCAACACCTATCAGTTCTTCCATCAGGACATGAACAGCCGCTCATCGGAGCGCATGCGAATCGAAAGCAAGCTCCATCACGCTCTGGAAAGGGGCGAGTTCTCGGTCCATTACCAACCCCTGGTCTGCTCCCGCACCGGCCAGATCCGCGGCGCGGAAGCCCTGTTGCGCTGGTATCAGGCCGAAACCCAGTCCTTCATCAGCCCCTCGGTATTTGTGCCCCTGCTGGAGGCCACGGGCCTCATCGTGCCGGTGGGGGAATGGGTACTGCGCACCGCCTGTGAAGAAAACAAGCGCTGGCGCGAGGCCACGGGCAGGGATTATTTCGTGGCCGTCAACATGTCCGCCCACCAGCTCGCCGACGAGGAGCTGATCGGCAAGATATCCCGGCTGCTCTGCGACATAGACTTCGATCCGAAATACCTGGAGATTGAGCTGACCGAGAGCGCCATGATGCAGGATGCGGATCATGGCATCGCCACCCTGCGCAAGCTGAAGTCCCTGGGCTTCAGTCTGTCGATCGACGACTTCGGCACCGGCTATTCCAGCCTCAGCTATCTGAAGCAACTTCCCCTCGATACCCTGAAAATCGATCGATCCTTCGTGACCGACGCGCCCGACAATCCGGAGGCGGCCTCGATCATTCGCGCCATCATCGCCATGGCCCATACCCTCAAGTTCGACATCATCGCCGAGGGGGTGGAGCGGCCGGCCCAGATCGAATTCCTGCGGGAATGCGCTGCGGACATTCTCCAAGGCTACTACTTCTCCAAGCCACTGGAGGCACATGCATTCCTGCAACTCATCACCGCAACGCCGTTTTTTTCTCTGCCGATCAGCAGCCATCCATCATTACAACTGGCCACCACGCGAAAAACCTCTACCTGA
- a CDS encoding phosphate ABC transporter substrate-binding protein: protein MNYIKAIAGLIAILAVTPSYALAEGYVVAHSSVRLGASDIKEVFVGNMQFAGSIKLVPVDNGAVQGDFLSKMLKMDPDRYANTWAKKSFREGLTPPPIKSGDAEVLDFVKRTPGAIGYVSRQAAGANVIVQY, encoded by the coding sequence ATGAACTACATCAAGGCAATCGCCGGACTCATCGCCATCCTGGCCGTCACACCGAGCTATGCGCTGGCCGAGGGTTATGTCGTGGCCCACAGCTCGGTACGGCTCGGTGCCAGCGACATCAAGGAGGTATTCGTCGGCAATATGCAGTTCGCTGGCTCGATCAAGCTGGTGCCTGTGGATAACGGTGCCGTTCAGGGCGACTTCCTCTCCAAAATGCTCAAGATGGACCCGGATCGCTACGCCAACACCTGGGCCAAGAAGTCCTTCCGTGAAGGGTTAACTCCGCCGCCGATCAAGTCGGGGGACGCGGAAGTACTGGATTTTGTCAAACGAACACCTGGCGCCATCGGTTACGTCAGCCGCCAGGCCGCTGGTGCCAATGTCATTGTGCAATATTGA
- the ccmA gene encoding cytochrome c biogenesis heme-transporting ATPase CcmA, protein MLQAQNLQCVRGERQLFSHLGFTLDAGELLYLQGRNGAGKTSLLRMLVGLLPPVAGEILWKGSSIKRQAENYRAELCYLGHHNGTKEDLTPLENLLTSARLHGEHLAEDDAVDALEQVGLAGREDIACKYLSQGQKRRVALARLVKKRCALWILDEPFVALDSTAVGWLAELIGGHLQRGGLCVMTTHQPVAISAGAVKELRIGAG, encoded by the coding sequence ATGCTGCAAGCCCAGAATCTCCAGTGTGTACGTGGCGAGCGCCAATTGTTTTCCCATCTCGGCTTTACCCTCGATGCTGGGGAACTGCTGTATTTGCAGGGCAGGAACGGAGCAGGCAAAACCAGCCTGCTGCGCATGCTGGTGGGCCTGCTGCCGCCGGTCGCTGGCGAGATTCTCTGGAAGGGTAGTTCCATCAAACGTCAGGCCGAAAATTACCGAGCCGAACTGTGCTACCTGGGACATCACAACGGAACCAAGGAGGACCTGACGCCCCTGGAAAACCTGCTGACCTCGGCCCGATTGCACGGAGAACACCTAGCGGAGGATGATGCGGTGGACGCCCTGGAACAGGTCGGGCTGGCGGGGCGGGAGGATATCGCCTGCAAATACCTGTCCCAGGGACAGAAACGGCGCGTGGCCCTGGCTCGGCTAGTGAAAAAGCGTTGCGCCCTGTGGATTCTGGACGAACCTTTTGTCGCCCTGGATAGCACAGCAGTCGGCTGGCTGGCGGAACTCATAGGCGGACACCTGCAACGAGGCGGATTGTGCGTGATGACGACCCACCAGCCCGTGGCAATCAGCGCCGGCGCCGTCAAGGAACTCCGTATAGGCGCCGGATGA
- the ccmB gene encoding heme exporter protein CcmB codes for MLNAIYCLAARDIRLAMRRQSDLASTLFFFIIVVSLFPLGVGPDPDLLRKLAPGVVWVAALLATMLSLPRLFADDFHDGTLEQLALTPHPLPFLVLGKIIAHWMLSGLPLALMVPIVGLQFDLPAEGLITLTISVLLGTPALSAIGSIGAALTLGLRGGGVLLALLVLPLYIPVLIFGAGAVDATLTGLDPQAHLSLLAAITLAAVGFAPWAAASALRIALE; via the coding sequence ATGCTGAACGCCATATACTGTCTGGCAGCGCGGGACATTCGTCTGGCCATGCGCCGCCAATCGGATCTGGCCTCCACGCTATTCTTTTTCATCATCGTGGTCAGTCTGTTTCCTCTGGGCGTGGGGCCGGACCCTGACCTGCTGAGAAAGCTCGCGCCCGGCGTGGTCTGGGTTGCAGCCCTGCTGGCCACCATGCTGTCCCTGCCGCGCCTGTTCGCCGATGATTTCCACGACGGCACCCTGGAGCAACTGGCCCTGACCCCCCATCCCCTGCCATTCCTGGTATTGGGAAAAATCATCGCCCACTGGATGCTCTCCGGCCTTCCCCTGGCCCTGATGGTCCCGATCGTGGGCCTGCAATTCGACCTGCCCGCCGAAGGTCTGATCACCCTCACGATCTCCGTTCTGCTGGGTACCCCGGCTCTCTCCGCCATCGGCAGCATAGGCGCCGCCCTCACCCTGGGACTGCGCGGCGGCGGGGTGTTGCTTGCCCTGCTGGTACTGCCTCTATATATTCCAGTGCTGATCTTCGGCGCCGGCGCCGTGGACGCGACCCTGACCGGACTGGATCCTCAGGCCCACCTTTCCCTGCTGGCGGCCATTACCCTGGCCGCCGTGGGCTTCGCCCCCTGGGCGGCGGCTTCGGCATTGCGGATTGCGCTGGAATGA
- a CDS encoding CHASE domain-containing protein: MSEREVTGQLGIPLRVGLGAVFVLAFLFVVFGGWMWHSSMEESHRGLARDMAMAHGQRMGLRVQEAMGAAYMLASLLPQENWEIANFDAIGAELLYLFPMVSSVQLAPKGVVSQIYPLRGNEAAIGHDLLKDKDRSQEAFRALSRQKLILAGPFNLIQGGTGLAGRFPVFRNDGGRKQEFWGFTIALIRIEGLLAVAGFSEFSRLGYRYTLCREMEGGECRLFAPIQGNRLEKPVTIPIEVPSGRWQLSVAPVNGWDPPWYGWPLLALAVLVATLAASASYLLVSRLRRI; encoded by the coding sequence ATGTCTGAACGCGAGGTAACGGGGCAGTTAGGTATCCCTCTCCGGGTGGGCCTGGGTGCGGTGTTCGTTCTGGCCTTTCTGTTCGTTGTTTTCGGTGGCTGGATGTGGCATTCGTCGATGGAAGAATCCCATCGGGGATTGGCCCGGGATATGGCCATGGCCCACGGTCAGCGGATGGGCCTGCGCGTCCAGGAGGCGATGGGCGCCGCCTATATGCTGGCTTCGCTCCTGCCCCAGGAAAATTGGGAGATCGCCAATTTTGACGCCATTGGCGCCGAACTGCTTTATCTGTTCCCGATGGTGAGTTCCGTGCAACTGGCCCCCAAGGGCGTGGTGAGTCAGATATATCCTCTGCGAGGTAACGAAGCGGCGATCGGCCATGACCTACTGAAGGACAAAGATCGCAGTCAGGAAGCATTTCGCGCCCTATCCAGGCAAAAGCTGATCCTGGCCGGGCCATTCAACCTGATCCAGGGAGGCACAGGCCTGGCTGGACGTTTTCCCGTTTTTCGCAACGACGGCGGCCGCAAGCAGGAGTTCTGGGGTTTCACCATCGCTCTGATCCGTATCGAAGGACTTCTGGCGGTGGCGGGATTTTCCGAATTTTCCCGCCTGGGCTACCGTTACACCCTCTGCCGCGAGATGGAGGGTGGCGAATGCAGACTCTTCGCACCGATCCAGGGAAACCGCCTGGAGAAACCCGTCACCATTCCCATCGAAGTGCCCAGCGGGCGCTGGCAGCTTTCAGTGGCACCGGTCAATGGCTGGGATCCCCCTTGGTACGGCTGGCCGTTACTGGCCCTTGCGGTTCTGGTGGCGACCCTGGCGGCCAGCGCTAGTTACTTGCTCGTGAGCCGCCTGCGCCGGATTTGA